TGCGGCTCGACGCGCCGGGCGCCGGGGCGTCCGACACAGCCGGCGTGCCGGGCGGATCGTTGGCCGCCGGCGCCGGGCCGCGCGAGGCCGAAGCGGCGCGGCCGGCCGATCTGGCCGCCCAGCTGCGGCTGGCCGCCGACGCGGCGCCGGCCGCGAGGCCGCCGGCACCGCCGGCACCGCCGTCCGAGGCGCCGGCGGCGCCCGAGCCGGGCGGCGACGCCGGCCAGATGCGCCGCGTGCGCGCCGACAGCCTGAACCGGCTGCTGAGCCTGGCGGGCGAATCGCTGGTGGAATCGCGCTGGCTCAAGCCGTTCGCCGAATCGATGCAACGCATGCGGCGCACCCAGCGCGACGCGGCCCGCGCGCTCGATGCCTTGTACGACGCGCTCGCCGACGATCTCGACCCGGCCCGCGAGGCCGCGATGAGCGAGGTCCGGCAGATGCTCAACGACCTGCAGCGCACGTTCGCGGCCCGCATGGACGACCTGGACCGCTTCGAGCGGCGCAGCATGCACATCGCCGAGCAGCTCTACGACGAGGCGCTGCAGTGCCGGATGCGCCCGTTCGGCGATGCCACGCGCGCCTATCCGCGCATGGTCCGCGATCTGGCGCGCTCGCTCGGCAAGCGCGTGCGCTTCGCGATCGTCGGCGAGACCACCCAGGTCGATCGCGACCTGCTCGACCTGCTCGACGCGCCGCTCGGCCACCTGCTGCGCAACGCGCTCGACCATGGCGTCGAGCCGCCCGAGACGCGGCTCGCGCGCGGCAAGCCGGCCGAGGCCGTCATCACGCTCGAGGCGCGCCACAGTGCCGGCTCGCTGCTCGTCAGCGTGACCGACGACGGCCCCGGTGCCGATCTCGCGGCGGTGCGCGCCGCGATCGTGCGCCAGCGGCTCACCGACGCCGAGACGGCCGCGCGGCTGACCGATGCCGAGGTGCTCGAATTCCTGCTGCTGCCGGGCTTCTCGATGCGCGAGCAGGTGACCGACGTGTCGGGCCGCGGCGTCGGCCTCGACGCGGTCCACGAGATGGTCAAGCGCGTGCGCGGCGCGGTGCGGATCTTCAACGAGCCGGGCCAGGGCATGCGCTTCGTGCTGCAGCTGCCGCTCACGCTGTCGGTGATCCGCAGCCTGCTGGTCGAGGTGGGCGGCGAGCCCTATGCGTTCCCGCTGGTCCACGTGCGGCGCGCGCTGCAGCTCGAACGCGGCTCGATCGACGTGCTCGAGGGCCAGCAGCACTTCTCGCTCGACGAGCGCCGCGTCGGGCTGGTCACCGCGCACCAGCTGTTCGACGCGGGCGAGCCCGAGGGCGTGCGCGCGAACACGGCCGTGGTGGTGGTCGGCACCGAGCCGGAGACCTACGGCGTGGCGGTGGACCGCTTCCTCGGCGAGCGCATGCTGGTGGTGCAGCCGCTCGATGCCCGGCTGCAGAAGATCCGCAACGTCGCGGCCGGCGCGCTGCTCGAGAACGGCGATCCGGTGCTGATCGTCGATGTCGAGGATCTGGTGCGCTCGATCGACAAGCTGATTCGCGGCGGCCAGCTGACCAAGCTGCGCAGCGGCGCCGACGGCGCGCTCGCGCGGCGCCGCAAGCAGGTGCTGGTGGTGGACGATTCGCTGACGGTGCGCGAGCTCGAACGCAAGCTGCTCGAGAAGCGCGGCTACGCGGTGACGATCGCCGTCGACGGCATGGACGGCTGGAACGCGATCCGCAGCGACACCTTCGACCTCGTCGTGACCGACATCGACATGCCGCGCATGGACGGCATCGAGCTCGTCACGCTGATCAAGCGCGACCCGCTGCTGCAAGGCGTGCCGGTCATGATCGTGTCGTACAAGGACCGCGACGAGGACCGCCGGCGCGGGCTCGACGCCGGCGCCGACTATTATCTGGCGAAGGGCAGCTTCCACGACGAGGCGCTGCTCGACGCCGTCCACGATCTGATCGGAGAGGCGACGTCATGAACATCGGCATCGTCAACGATTTACCGCTCGCCGTCGCCGCGCTGCGCCGCGCCATCGCGCACCGGCCCGACCATCGCGTGCTGTGGGTGGCCGCCGACGGCGAGCAGGCGGTGGATTTCTGTCAGGCCAACCCGCCCGACCTGGTGCTGATGGACCTGGTCATGCCGAAGGTGGACGGCGTGGCCGCCACGCGGCGCATCATGGAGCGCTGGCCGTGCGCGATCCTGATCGTCACGGCCAGCGTGGACGCCAACAAGGCCACCATCTACGAGGCGATGGGGGCCGGCGCGCTCGACGCGGTGGATACGCCCACGCTCGCGCAAGGCATGATCGCCAACGAATCGCAGCCGCTGCTGGCCAAGATCGACCAGATCGGCCGGCTGCTCGCCACGCGCGGGCCGCTGCTGCCGCCGTCGCAGCCGGCCGGCTCGGCGGCGCTCGCGCAGCCGCCGCTGGTGGCGATCGGCGCGTCGGCGGGCGGCCCGACCGCGCTCGCGGCGCTGCTCAAGCCGCTGCCCGAGGATTTCCCGGCCGCGATCGTGATCGTGCAGCACGTCGATCAGGCGTTCGCGATCGGCATGGCCGAGTGGCTCGACGGCTTCACGCGGCTGCCGGTGCGCATCGCCAGGGCCGGCGGCGCGCCGCAGCGCGGCGAGGTGCTGCTGGCCGCCACCAACGACCACCTGCAGCTGAACTCGCGCGGCCAGCTCGGCTACACCCGCTATCCGGAGGAGACGCCGTACCGGCCGTCGGTGGACGTGTTCTTCCACAGCGTCGCCGAGTGGTGGCGCGGCGAGGCGCTCGGCGTGCTGCTGACCGGCATGGGCCGCGACGGCGCGCTCGGCCTGAAGGCGATGCGCGCCAAGGGCTTCTACACCATCGCGCAGGACGCCGCGACCAGCGCCGTCTACGGCATGCCGAAAGCCGCCGCGGCGATCGACGCGGCCTCGGCGATCCTGCCGCTCGAGCGCATCGCGGAGCGTCTGATGTCGCAATTACAGCGCGCGCCGCGCCCGCGCTGAACCGGGGCACGCCGCTTGCGCGGCCCGCCAGGCCCGCCCGGCGGGCGAGAGCGGGCCGCGCAAGCGGTCGCGGCAGGGTGGGCACGTGGCGTGCTCGCCCTGGGGGGTCTCCACGTCCGGTACCCCACCATGTCGCGCATCCCCCTCGTTTCCGGCCTGGCCCGGCGTCCCTACCGAACGCACCCGTCGATGACCCAACCCGCCAACGAACATCAACCCGCGCCGGCCGACGAGCAGGCGCTGAAGACCCACACCGACCGGCGCCAGCTGCATCAGATCATCGCCGGGCTGACCGAGGGCGTGATCCTGGTCGAGCCCGACCAGCGCATCGTCTGGGCCAACGAGGCCGCGCTCGCGATGCACGGGGTGGCCACGCTCGCCGAGCTCGGCGCCGACGTGACCGAATACCGCGAGCGCTTCCGGCTGCGCGACACCAACCACGACCCGGTGCGGCAGGGCCAGTATCCGATCGACCGGGTGATCAGCGGCGAGCA
The window above is part of the Burkholderia glumae LMG 2196 = ATCC 33617 genome. Proteins encoded here:
- a CDS encoding chemotaxis response regulator protein-glutamate methylesterase, whose translation is MNIGIVNDLPLAVAALRRAIAHRPDHRVLWVAADGEQAVDFCQANPPDLVLMDLVMPKVDGVAATRRIMERWPCAILIVTASVDANKATIYEAMGAGALDAVDTPTLAQGMIANESQPLLAKIDQIGRLLATRGPLLPPSQPAGSAALAQPPLVAIGASAGGPTALAALLKPLPEDFPAAIVIVQHVDQAFAIGMAEWLDGFTRLPVRIARAGGAPQRGEVLLAATNDHLQLNSRGQLGYTRYPEETPYRPSVDVFFHSVAEWWRGEALGVLLTGMGRDGALGLKAMRAKGFYTIAQDAATSAVYGMPKAAAAIDAASAILPLERIAERLMSQLQRAPRPR
- a CDS encoding hybrid sensor histidine kinase/response regulator; its protein translation is MSQDDDLSRQSLLELYQEETQTQTEALSRQLLALEHGAQDAAAFEACMRAAHSLKGAARIVGVPQGVEIAGRMEDCFVGAQRGERVLGASHIDALLMGVDLLVRVGDPRRAASVTPIEIDAFAVALAHADGAGDAGRAAPDAAAPLPPGFASGAVSALSADAPGSADFPALADLSALLRLDAPGAGASDTAGVPGGSLAAGAGPREAEAARPADLAAQLRLAADAAPAARPPAPPAPPSEAPAAPEPGGDAGQMRRVRADSLNRLLSLAGESLVESRWLKPFAESMQRMRRTQRDAARALDALYDALADDLDPAREAAMSEVRQMLNDLQRTFAARMDDLDRFERRSMHIAEQLYDEALQCRMRPFGDATRAYPRMVRDLARSLGKRVRFAIVGETTQVDRDLLDLLDAPLGHLLRNALDHGVEPPETRLARGKPAEAVITLEARHSAGSLLVSVTDDGPGADLAAVRAAIVRQRLTDAETAARLTDAEVLEFLLLPGFSMREQVTDVSGRGVGLDAVHEMVKRVRGAVRIFNEPGQGMRFVLQLPLTLSVIRSLLVEVGGEPYAFPLVHVRRALQLERGSIDVLEGQQHFSLDERRVGLVTAHQLFDAGEPEGVRANTAVVVVGTEPETYGVAVDRFLGERMLVVQPLDARLQKIRNVAAGALLENGDPVLIVDVEDLVRSIDKLIRGGQLTKLRSGADGALARRRKQVLVVDDSLTVRELERKLLEKRGYAVTIAVDGMDGWNAIRSDTFDLVVTDIDMPRMDGIELVTLIKRDPLLQGVPVMIVSYKDRDEDRRRGLDAGADYYLAKGSFHDEALLDAVHDLIGEATS